The sequence below is a genomic window from Aspergillus nidulans FGSC A4 chromosome V.
GACAACGCTGGCAGTTACGGATCTGCGCCGTGGCGTGCTCATGCGCAGCGAAGAccaggaggaagagctcGTCAGTTCGACGTACATCGGCGGCCTATCAGCCAGCGGGACAAGCCGTGGGGAAAAAGTTGTCGTTGGCGGTTCCAGCGGCGTCCTGACGCTCTGGGAAAGAGGCGCTTGGGATGACCAGGACGAGCGGATCTACGTTGAGCGAGGCGCGGGCGGCGGGGAGTCCCTCGAGACACTTACCGTCGTCCCTGAAGAActgggcaagggcaagatgATCGCCGCGGGTCTCGGCAGCGGAAAGGTAAAGTTCGTCAGGATGGGCCTGAACAAGGTTGTCTCGGAGCTCACGCACGATGAGACGGAGGGCGTGATTGGGCTTGGCTTCGACGTTGAGGGCCATATGGTCAGTGGCGGTGGGCAGATAGTCAAAGTCTGGCATGAGGCAGCAGATTCGATAGGGGGTGAGAAGCGTGGCTTTGGGGGAGACAGCGATGACAGTGACGACGATTCCGACGATAGCGATCATGAGCCAAAGCAGGGCGATGACTCGCGGCGGAAacgcaagaagcagaagggcAAAGATCGTGGCAAGGGCCCCGAGATCATGGCGTTTGCTGATTTGGATTAGGGCTGTGCATAGCGATACCCTTGTTGTACAATATACAATAGTGCTCTGTTGGGCCATAAAATAGCCGTAACGATATTATACTGCATATATCCGCAATTCCGTTCTAATGCCGGATCGCGGGGGATTTCCGACGAGTACTTGATCAGCGAAAGTATAGGATAGCGTATGATCAGGCCGGAACCGGGCACCAGACACAAGAGCGCTATCTTACAACTGCCCTTGAATGTTCTCTCGCGTACTGTCTTCTCGATACTATGGTCGTTACATAGTCAAAGTTCGAAACCTACGGCTAAGTCGTATCCGACTACAGCCCCGCGGCTTCGAGACCCACGGCAACGACTACTGCCGAAAGTCTACAAGCTTCATGACGTTCCAAACGCTGCCGGTGGGGTGTGGGGAGAATGCCGATTATTCATGATGATCAAGCGCTCAAAGTTCTATATCAAACCGTGGACTTCCTCCTCCcgttttcttctttccccatcTGCACTTTCTGACCAATAATCCACAATGGACGCCTTCGAGTACAACGCCAACCCTGGCCGCGTCGTCTTCGGCAGCGGCACCCTTCAGAAACTCCCCGACGAGATCGCACGCCTGGACAAGAAGGCGCCCCTAATCCTCTCGACTCCGCAGCAGGTCAGCCATGCCGAGCGCGTGAAGGAGGTCCTGAAGGGCCAGGTTGCCGGGATCTTCACAGAAGCGACTATGCACACGCCCACGCATGTCACAGACAAGGCGGTCGAATACGCAAAGGCGCAGAATGCCGACGTCGTTATTTCGATCGGCGGTGGGAGCACCATTGGTCTGGGGAAGGCTATCAGTATCCGCACCGGGCTCTACCACGTCTGTATTCCGACGACATATGCAGGTAGCGAGATGACGCCTATCTTGGGCGAGACGGCAGACGGGTTAAAGAAGACTCGCTCTGATCCCAAGATCCTCCCCGGTACTGTTATCTACGACGTTGATCTTACGATGACACTGCCCGCTGCAATGAGCGCAACGAGCGGTGTTAATGCAATTGCCCATGCCGGTTAGTGCTTCCAATCTCTCCTGACTCCTCACGGTGCCAGGAAAGCTAACTGAATCTAGTTGAGGCACTCTACGCCCGCAACACCAACCCCGTAATCAACCTTATGGCTGTCGAAGGCACTCGCGCGCTGGCCTCAGCCCTACCCGAGATTGTCGAGAACCCCTCCTCCCAATCCGCTCGCTCGCTCGCCCTCTACGGCGCCTGGCTCTGCGGAACCTGCCTGGGCAGCGTGGGCATGTCTATCCACCACAAGCTCTGCCACACCCTTGGCGGTAGCTTCAACCTTCCGCATGCGGAGACGCACACGGCCGTCTTGCCGCATGCGATATCATACAATGCGCCGAAGATCCCtgaggcgatgaagaagttgGCTGAGGTGCTGCCTGAGAGCAACGGCGATGCGATCCAGGGCTTGAATGTCTTGCTCACTAAGCTGAAGGTTAAGCGTGGTGTTAAGGCCTTTGGtatgaaggaggaggatatcgataAGGCGGCTGATATTGCTGTTGGCAATCCTTATTGGAACCCGAGGGAGATCGAGCGCGAGCCCATTCGGGAATTGATTCGACGAGTGTGGGCCGGAGAGCCAGCGAAAGCTGATTTGTAGAGCTGGTTATGCCTGTACATAAGTTGATATAAACCCGTAAATTTAGAAGTCTACATATCTCAGCAGTTCATCGCATTTCACGAGTTGTTGCTTGCTTAAATGGCCCCTCAGTAATTGGCCGCGGGGTAGGTGGGGATACGGAGTTTGCTCGCAGAAAAAATAATCATCCCACAACTGCCCCTTCTCACAACACGATCAACGCCTCTCTAGATTGACAGTCAAAATGACCACAGAATTAGCGGCGGCGCCCGTTCTCTCAACCCCAGATGATCGCATCCTCGAAGAGACCGACCCGGTTGTACCACAAACCAACCGCATTCTCTCGGAAGAGGAACTCGCCATCACGTATGACATCGAACGCACGTTGAAGGAAATCCGCCAGGCGCGGTACAAGCGGATTGCGCTTCAGTTTCCGGATGAGATGCTTCCAGATGCACCAAGGGTGTTTCAGCTGCTGAGTCGGGGCCTGGAGGCACGGGATATTGTGGATGGGGGTTCGAAGGCAAACACGGAGACTGAGCCTACCGACGGCTTAGTGGATTCGGCGTCTCGCCTTGACCTGAAAGATGCGGACGAGTGGTCACCGAAGCTCTATATTCTGGCCGACACATCTTACGGGACTTGCTGTGTTGACGAGGTCGCGGCAGAACATGTCGACGCGGACGTTGTCGTGCACTACGGACGTTCATGCCTATCCCCGACTGCTAGACTTCCAGTCATCTACGTTTTCACGCACAAGGAGTTGCCTCTCGACCCAGTTCTCAAGGCGTTCAAAGAGACCTACCCGGACCCAGAAACAAAGGTGATCCTCGCTGCCGATGTAACCTACTCTGACCATATCCCGGAAGTATACTCGCGGCTGGTGCAGGAGGGGTACAGCAGTCTGTTTGCCACGGCGTTGGTTCACGATCCGTCGTCTGTCATACCTAACCGCACCGTTCCAGACTCGGTCAAAGAGGCTCCAGAGTCGCTAGGGAATTGGCAGCTCTTCCACATCTCCGAACCGCCTACAGCGCTGCTTCTGACGCTAGCATCTCGCGTGGCAGCAATCCACATCTACCCTACTGATGGGCCGGCTGGCACAGACGTAAAGCCTCTACCCGCATCGACTGCGATGGTCCTGCGTCGTCGCTACGCTATCTTGACACGGTTAAGCACGGTGCCTATTTTCGGAATTTTGGTCAACACACTGAGCGTAAAGAACTACCTCCATATCGTGGATCATGTCAGAGACAAgatcgcagctgcagggaaGAAAAGTTACATGTTCGTCGTGGGCAAGTTGAACGCAGCCAAGGTAGCCAACTTCAGCGAGATTGGTGGTTGGGTTGTCATCGGGTGCTGGGAAAGTTCGCTAGTCGACAGCAAGGATTTCTGGAAACCCGTCATCACCCCGTTTGAGTTGGAAGTTGCACTCAAGGGGGACGAGGAGCGGGTCTGGACAGGGGCCTGGCAGAGCGACTTCCAGagcatccttgaccagcCACCACCAAGTTCCAATTCCCCTGGAAACAGCCAGGAGGCAAACGAGGGACCCGAATTCGGGGATCATGCcagggacgaggacgaggatgctATGTCGGAACCCGAATCTGCACCACCAGAGTTCGACCTCCGCACCGGTCGGTACGTCTCCTACTCGCGACCGATGCGCGATTCCGCGCCCCGCGTCTCCGCTTCCCAAGGCGCCACTGCAGCAATATCTGCGCAGACAGGTGCGGCTGATGGGCCGTCTGCAGCACGAGCGCTTGCTCGAAGGGCAAAAGGCGACCTGGCTATGGTCGGCAACACTTTCTCGCCAGGGGCGGAATTCTTGCGATCTCAGCGGACGTGGACGGGGCTGGGGAGCGATTTCAATAGTGCGGCGAATGTTGAGtatgatgacgaggagaatGACAGTACCCTGGTTGTGCAAGGGCGCAAGGGCATTGCAAGGGGATATACAGTGGGGGATTCAATAGACAGGCACTAGATTGGCCCTGGACTGTTGGCCTGAAAATTCGATTCTTATCTCAGGTTCGGACTGAGGGAAAACTTGAGCATTCGGCTGCTAAATGGGCACAATTACTCCTACAGTGCAGTCACTAATAGTTATATGATTAAAAGTGTGTGATTTGCTGAATAGACTACAAAAAATCTAGATAAAGGCTGACAATATTCTAGTAGAACAGTCTAGtaaaaagcaaagagaaaGCAATTCGTGGTGACCTATCACATGATAAGCACTGGGCAACGCCAGTGTTTTGTGCCTCATTCACTGCTTTTCTGAGTTGTCCGACAAGCGATATCCCTCTCGGTGCTTGCATCAACTGTCAAGTGAAGAGTTGACTTCCCAACAGTGCCCCTTTGATGGCTTTCTCTACTCAGACCCCCGGATCCTAGGGAAAACTCCTTTCTACGTGCCCCTCCCTTTGACTGCACTCTTATGATGCGCCGTGCCACCCGCATCATCTGCTGTGTTCGCGATCTCGCGTCAGCTTAAGAATCGGCTTGAgacgaaggaagagaagacgaACAGGTCATAGGAGATTATGGTCGATAGTGTTGCTGCCATGGCGCTCGTCCACAGTCCGATACCCGTACCGCCTGATGCGGAGAGGCCGGAGATAGACACCGAGACAGTGGAAGAGTTGTGGGAAGACAAGCACAATCACAACGATGGCCAGAAGACGGTAGATACAGCATTGGGCGACGATACAACACAACGCCCTCTGTCTTTATTCGAGCGAGTCATTACCACGCACACCCCAATCCTTGAATCCCTCTTACTCCAGACGCCGACCGCAGccatcctcaatctctcccACACCTCGCGCTACCTACGATCCTTTCTCCGGTCGTATCCAACAGCATGGAAATACTTGTCGTTCCGCTTGCTATACCCCTCCGGCACGCAGTCGCCTCTGCGGATTATCCTCCCGGGGGCGTCCGACCCCAGAACACCACGCCAGTCTCGCCCGTATGCTTTGGACCAGCTGCTGATGAATGTGGTGGTGCCGTTTAGCCCGTGTCTAAAAAGCCTGGAGCTGGATAACACGGCGGTATCTGGACAAATACTCATTGCGACCGTTTTAAATCCGCGGCGGGAGACGCTGGAACACGTCTCTGTGCGCGGGTGCAAGAATGTCTCGCTGAAATACCACATCATCCCATACCTGACCATGTTCGGGTTGCAGTACGATGTCAGCATGGAGAACAGCATTGGCAGCTCTCCGGCCACGCAGCGTCTTGCGCTGAAAAGCCTCTACACTTATCGATGTCGCCATCACCGAAGACGGCCTTATCTCTCTTCGTCTCTTACGCGAAAAGATTCCGACTCTGAACCGACTCATGAATTGGTGAATCTCTGTCATAAGCTTGGAATCTGGACGGATACGGCGTGGTGCTCGACCCCGGCTGGAAGGTGTTTCCGGAGGCGAGGATATGTGGCAATGCGTGCTCCGCAGGGCTCACCGGAAGTGTGGGTGGTGTTTGATCGGCTGTGGAGGTCAAAGAATTGGATCGGCCCAATTGAGGGATCAAGCAGTCGGCCAACACAGAGGGACGGTAAGTTGTGGGAGCACGATGAGACTGGGTGCTTCGGTGAAGCTCTTGGGACCGGGGAAAAGAGAGACATAGGAGAGGGGAAGATGTTGCCAGCACACTTGCGTCGTAGTCACCGACGGTTTGTCGAGAATATCCGCTGTGACAATTGCTGCGAGTTGGTTTCGGAGCGATGCGAGCAGTGCAGTATCCTGATGCATTGCGTCGGGTGTCGGAAAACTCTCTGCGCCAGCTGTGCCTACGAACGGCCATACCTTCACGCTCAAGCGTCGAAGAATACAACGACAGGTTCTTTTTGGTGGGCTCCAGGCGCTACTACTTCGCCCTGTTCGATGCACGATCCTGCTGAGAACGCTGAGGATCCAGCGGCACAGCCCAACACCCCTCTGTCGTATCCCGCATTAAAATTCCACTGGTGCTGCACCGAGCCGATATTCTCTGGAGGCGGAGGTATCAGCATTGGCACGCCAAATCGCGATGTCGATCAAGTCCGCGCAGCTCCCTTGCCCCGTGGCGAGGGCTGGGAAGACCTTGAGTACTCCGCGCAGGAATGGAGCAAATCGTTCCCCAAGTATGCCTACGGTGACCCTCACAAACCGGATTACAGCcttgaagctggacataTTGCAATGATGAAGTGGCTGCTTGGTCCGCCAGATCGACAGCCTTCCGCTTGTCCTCGAAATCTCTGCAAGGAGTGCTATGACACGCCCCAGTGGAAGGTTCACTGCAAGACATGTTCAAAACCGTTATGCATAGAACATGATCTGCGTGGGCTACGCCTACGGATATGTGGATATCGTGATCTTACACTAGAAAAGCTAGCTATTCAGAACCGAACTGAGACGACGGCAGTATCTCAAACGGATGAGCCGGCGCCACCTCTCCAAAATACCGCAACTACAGGTTTCGACCTTCCATACAGAACGCAGCGAACAGTTGATTCCACTACGAGCAGTTTCACTGAAGACCACCCTGCCGACGTCAACCCGCAACCCAGTACAACATCCAGCTCCGCAGTTCCACCCCTCCGCCGCTCCCGCAGCATATCCGCCTCAAATTCCAACCGATCCcgatcatcttctccatccatctACTCTGACTCGCCTGTGGAACAACAAACCCCGAAATGGCAAGGCTGCCAATCTTTCTTCTGCCCTCAATACCGCCCTATTGGCGACCAGCGCTCCCGCTGCGCCAGCGTCCTGCGCGAATGCACCAGTTGCTCTGTCTTTGTTTGTCAAGACTGCGTGTCCCGCCATCCACCTTGCAAATGCTCCTACTGCGAAACCAACTACTTGTGTCCGAACTGCGCGAAACTTCGAGACCGTGACGGGACTTGCCGTCgtgcagaagaggaaaaggctCGCCGCGAGCAGAAACTGCAGCGCGATATGCAGACGTTAGAGCGGATTCTGGAGACGAAGCTTGCCAATGAAGTTGCGGAGTATGCGGGACAAttctttggctttgtcgATTCCTCGAACTCAACGGGTCTTCCTAACTCGGTTTTGGCCGCtagcgatgaagaagtggAAGTTGAGGTCGATGTCGAGGCacctcatcatccttctgcttcgtctcccCACCACGTCGATGTGCACGAAAgcctgcagcttcttcttaTCCAAACTCTGCTAGGCTCTAACGAATAGGCCGTCGCGGTCGTATGCAGTCACAATACATCATGTACCTACATGTCCTTGATACGAACCTTGCATCAGCAAGCGTGAGCCTTAGGGTCTGCGcttgctctttttcttcgagaAAATGATACCATGGCGTCGTCGG
It includes:
- a CDS encoding uncharacterized protein (transcript_id=CADANIAT00003175), which encodes MALVHSPIPVPPDAERPEIDTETVEELWEDKHNHNDGQKTVDTALGDDTTQRPLSLFERVITTHTPILESLLLQTPTAAILNLSHTSRYLRSFLRSYPTAWKYLSFRLLYPSGTQSPLRIILPGASDPRTPRQSRPYALDQLLMNVVVPFSPCLKSLELDNTAVSGQILIATVLNPRRETLEHVSVRGCKNVSLKYHIIPYLTMFGLQYDVSMENSIGSSPATQRLALKSLYTYRCRHHRRRPYLSSSLTRKDSDSEPTHELVNLCHKLGIWTDTAWCSTPAGRCFRRRGYVAMRAPQGSPEVWVVFDRLWRSKNWIGPIEGSSSRPTQRDGKLWEHDETGCFGEALGTGEKRDIGEGKMLPAHLRRSHRRFVENIRCDNCCELVSERCEQCSILMHCVGCRKTLCASCAYERPYLHAQASKNTTTGSFWWAPGATTSPCSMHDPAENAEDPAAQPNTPLSYPALKFHWCCTEPIFSGGGGISIGTPNRDVDQVRAAPLPRGEGWEDLEYSAQEWSKSFPKYAYGDPHKPDYSLEAGHIAMMKWLLGPPDRQPSACPRNLCKECYDTPQWKVHCKTCSKPLCIEHDLRGLRLRICGYRDLTLEKLAIQNRTETTAVSQTDEPAPPLQNTATTGFDLPYRTQRTVDSTTSSFTEDHPADVNPQPSTTSSSAVPPLRRSRSISASNSNRSRSSSPSIYSDSPVEQQTPKWQGCQSFFCPQYRPIGDQRSRCASVLRECTSCSVFVCQDCVSRHPPCKCSYCETNYLCPNCAKLRDRDGTCRRAEEEKARREQKLQRDMQTLERILETKLANEVAEYAGQFFGFVDSSNSTGLPNSVLAASDEEVEVEVDVEAPHHPSASSPHHVDVHESLQLLLIQTLLGSNE
- a CDS encoding 2-(3-amino-3-carboxypropyl)histidine synthase DPH2 (transcript_id=CADANIAT00003174); this translates as MTTELAAAPVLSTPDDRILEETDPVVPQTNRILSEEELAITYDIERTLKEIRQARYKRIALQFPDEMLPDAPRVFQLLSRGLEARDIVDGGSKANTETEPTDGLVDSASRLDLKDADEWSPKLYILADTSYGTCCVDEVAAEHVDADVVVHYGRSCLSPTARLPVIYVFTHKELPLDPVLKAFKETYPDPETKVILAADVTYSDHIPEVYSRLVQEGYSSLFATALVHDPSSVIPNRTVPDSVKEAPESLGNWQLFHISEPPTALLLTLASRVAAIHIYPTDGPAGTDVKPLPASTAMVLRRRYAILTRLSTVPIFGILVNTLSVKNYLHIVDHVRDKIAAAGKKSYMFVVGKLNAAKVANFSEIGGWVVIGCWESSLVDSKDFWKPVITPFELEVALKGDEERVWTGAWQSDFQSILDQPPPSSNSPGNSQEANEGPEFGDHARDEDEDAMSEPESAPPEFDLRTGRYVSYSRPMRDSAPRVSASQGATAAISAQTGAADGPSAARALARRAKGDLAMVGNTFSPGAEFLRSQRTWTGLGSDFNSAANVEYDDEENDSTLVVQGRKGIARGYTVGDSIDRH
- a CDS encoding protein jip5 (transcript_id=CADANIAT00003172), whose product is MFDTVCTLPLSADLFAQAIHPSEPIISVGLSTGHVQTFRLPTEEEEEHSDDEQASVSSSRNGKGHIDTMWRTRRHKGSCRTLTFGIDGEMLYSAGTDGLVKAAKAETGVVENKILIPTAKDGSVDAPTVVHALSPQTLLLATDSSKLHLYDLRVPYSKVAAPPQQTHRPHDDYVSSLTPLPASDTSTSGFSKQWVTTGGTTLAVTDLRRGVLMRSEDQEEELVSSTYIGGLSASGTSRGEKVVVGGSSGVLTLWERGAWDDQDERIYVERGAGGGESLETLTVVPEELGKGKMIAAGLGSGKVKFVRMGLNKVVSELTHDETEGVIGLGFDVEGHMVSGGGQIVKVWHEAADSIGGEKRGFGGDSDDSDDDSDDSDHEPKQGDDSRRKRKKQKGKDRGKGPEIMAFADLD
- a CDS encoding alcohol dehydrogenase ADH4 (transcript_id=CADANIAT00003173) — protein: MDAFEYNANPGRVVFGSGTLQKLPDEIARLDKKAPLILSTPQQVSHAERVKEVLKGQVAGIFTEATMHTPTHVTDKAVEYAKAQNADVVISIGGGSTIGLGKAISIRTGLYHVCIPTTYAGSEMTPILGETADGLKKTRSDPKILPGTVIYDVDLTMTLPAAMSATSGVNAIAHAVEALYARNTNPVINLMAVEGTRALASALPEIVENPSSQSARSLALYGAWLCGTCLGSVGMSIHHKLCHTLGGSFNLPHAETHTAVLPHAISYNAPKIPEAMKKLAEVLPESNGDAIQGLNVLLTKLKVKRGVKAFGMKEEDIDKAADIAVGNPYWNPREIEREPIRELIRRVWAGEPAKADL